The DNA sequence GGTTGACTTCCACCAGGCCCAGTAGATGTAGTCTGGGGGTCAatagtttgtttgtgtgtgtgtgtgcctgacacGATGGTCGATCACTTACTGGAGTCTGAAGAGAGCCGAGAACAACTACCCATTGCAGCTGATGAGCGTTTACTATAGTCAATATGGAAGCAAACCCTGTGGCAACAGAGAGTCAGTTAATTGTGTGGCTGGCTGTAAGCTTTACAGCAAATTATTAAGGCCAGGAGTCTTTtatgaccatgtgacctgatcaaGAAAAACTCCTGGGTCCTTATTCAAAAAGTGTCtccgagtaggagtgctgatctagaaacAATTCCCCTGTCTGTGATAAGTAGATGGTTTTGTGTCTTTATGTCACTGTTGTCACACTCATAAGCATGTTCCCTCTAGGGtaagtgtcctaaatggcaccctattcccttaatagtgcactacttttcaccagggcccatagcgcTTTATTGGGAATATGCTGCCATTTCAGAGTCTAATTCACCTTGGAGAATTGTTCAACTGAGCATCGCTTTTCATATAATCTATCCATTTATCCTCCACTCTTTCCTTCATTCTTTCCCATGTAGTTCTGTCCACCACACTCCCCAACATCTACTGTtctatcctcctccctccacctctctctgctgTTGTTCTGTTCTTCAGTCGACCCCTCCCTAACTCAACCATACTCTCTGCTGTTGTTCTGTTCTTCAGTCGACCCCTCCCTAACTCAACCATACTCTCTGCTGTTGTTCTGTTCTTCAGTCGACCCCTCCCTAATTCAACCATACTCTCTGCTGTTGCTTCATACCACGTCACCCCCCTCCCACAACCATACACCCTGGTGTTGCTTCAAACCATACTCCCTGATGTTGCTTCATACCACGTCACCCCCCCTCCCACAACCATACTCCCTGATGTTGCTTCAAACCATACTCCCTGATGTTGCTTCATACCCCATCGCTCCCCCTCCCACAACCATACTCCCTGATGTTGCTTCAAACCATACTCCCTGATGTTGCTTCATACCCCATCACTCCCCCTCCCACAACCATACTCCCTGATGTTGCTTCAAACCATACTCCCTGATGTTGCTTCATACACCATCACTCCCCTCCCACAACCATACTCCCTGATGTTGCTTCATACCCCATCGCTCCCCCTCCCACAACCATACTCCCTGATGTTGCTTCATACCACatcacccccccctcccacaACCATACTCCCTGATGCTGCTTCATACCACATCGCTCCCCCTCCCACAACCATACTCCCTGATGTTGCTTCATACCACATCACCCCCCTTCCCACAACCATACTCCCTGTTGTTGCTTCATACCACATCACCCCCCCTCCCACAACCATACTCCCTGTTGTTGCTTCATACCACATCACCCCCCCTCCCACAACCATACTCCCTGTTGTTGCTTCATACCACATCACCCCCCCTCCCACAACCATACTCCCTGTTGTTGCTTCATACCACATCACCCCCCCTCCCACAACCATACTCCCTGATGTTGCTTCATACCCCATCGCTCCCTCCCATACTCCCTGATGTTGCTTCATACCACATCACTCCCCCTCCCACAACCATACTCCCTGATGTTGCTTCATACCACATCACCCCCCTCCCACAACCATACTCCCTGATGTTGCTTCATACCCCATCGCTCCCCCTCCCACAACCATACTCCCTGGTGTTGCTTCATACCACGTCACCCCCCTTCCACAACCATACTCCCTGGTGTTGCTTCATACCACGTCACCCCCCTCCCACAACCATACTCCCTGGTGTTGCTTCAAACCATACTCCCTGATGTTGCTTCATACCACATCACTCCCCCTCCCACAACCATACTCCCTGATGTTGCTTCATACCACGTCACCCCCCTCCCACAACCATACTCCCTGGTGTTGCTTCAAACCATACTCCCTGATGTTGCTTCATACCACATCACTCCCCCTCCCACAATCATACTCCCTGATGTTGCTTCATACCACACCACCCCCCTCCCACAACCATACTCCCTGGTGTTGCTTCATACCCCATCGCTCCCCCTCCCACAACCATACTCCCTGCTGTTGCTTCAAACCATACTCCCTGATGTTGCTTCATACCACGTCACCCCCCTCCCACAACCATACTCCCTGGTGTTGCTTCAAACCATACTCCCTGATGTTGCTTCATACCAcatcacccccccacacacaaccaTACTCCCTGGTGTTGCTTCATACCACGTCACCTTCCTCTCTCAACCATACATCTTTTCCCTCCTTATACACTCTCACCCAATTCTTGGTGTTCTCCCTCCATCTACACACCCCCACTGCCATCTTCCACCAGCgaaccctccccctctcctataCAGCCTGATTCCCCAAAGCCCATCACCCACACTCCACAGTGAGTGTGATCATACAGCTGACAAATAGCTTTAGTAAACATAGAACAGCAATATCCATGGCTGTATGAACACCGTTAAATTCCGGTTTCAAGACTGAGGAACACAAAGATAAAAATATGAATGGAATCATAACTTTATATGACAGGCAGTAAATCAAGTTATTTTCTTCTCATATCCCCCCCAAGCCAGACTATACAGAGTGATTTCATTCAAGACCTAAAACCCACAGTAGTGTGTACAGAAgaacctcagcagcagggagtCTTTCCTCTGACTGCCGAtcgtgccagtgtgtgtgtgactgccttCAGTGTCTCCTCAGTGTATTCTGAGCCTCACAGCAAAGCTGACAGACAGGAGGTTTGGTCTTTTCAGGCGGTCGCCAAGAGACTCCCTGCACTTTCCTGACTTCCTGTTCAATTTGAATGCCCAGTCAGACAGAGGCAGATAGACAGAAGGCAGGCAGACAAAGACAGACGGGTGGGCagatagacagatggacagacgaACAAATCACCTTTATTCTGCAAATAtattcacattctgttaaaggtccccaaagcacacacatccctgggtcgctcctcttttcagttcactgcagctagcgcctggaacgagctgcaaccagcactcaaactggacagttttatctccatctcttcattcagaCTCAATCATAGACACTcttctgacagttgtggctgctttgtataATGTATTGTCGTCTCttccttcttgacctttgtgctgttgactttgcccaatgtttgtaccatgtttttgtgctgctaccatgttgtcatgttgctaccatgctgtgttgtcatgtgttgctgccttgctatgttgtctaaGGTCTCTATGCAGGGTTGTGTCTCTCttcttgtgatgtgtgttttgttctatatttatatggtttgtttttttaaatcccaggctcctgtccctgcaggagaccttttggtaggcagtcattttaaataagaatttgttcttaactgacctgcctagttaaacaaaggttaaatcaaatacaaatatttgCATGTACAGGAATATGACTCGGTGAAATGGTGCTGCCACAATCAACAAACAGGATGTACAGACAACCTACAGTATCagccaaaggtttggacacacctactcattcaagggtttttctttattttgactattttctacattgtagaataatagtgaagacatcaaaactatgaaataacacacatgcaatcatgtagtaacaaaaaaagtgttaaaaaaattattcaaagtagccaccctttgccttgatgacagctttgcacacacttggcattctctcaatcagcttcatgaggtagtcacctggaatgcatttaaattaacaggtgtgccttgttaaaagttaatttgtggaatttctttccttcatgcgtttgagccaatctgttgtgacaaggtaggggtggtatacagaagatagccctatttggtaaaacaccaagtccatatgatgtcaagaacagctcaaataagccaagagaaacgacagtccaacattacattaagacatgaaggtcagtcaatccggaagattaagaactttgaaagtttcaagtgcagtcgcaaaaaccatcaagcactatgatgaaactgtctctcatgaggaccgccacaggaaaggaagacccagagttacctctgatgcagaggatacattcattagtaACCAgactcagattgcagcccaaataaatgcttcagagttcaagtaacagacacatctcaacatcaactgttcagaggactgtgtgaatcaggccttcatggtcgaattgctgcaatgaaaccaccactaaagtacaccaataataagaagagacttgcttgggccaagaaacacgaaatctgtcctttggtccaatgagcccaaatttgagattttttggttcCGACCAATCTTGTGTCTTtcacagtgtctttgtgagatgaagagtaggtgaacggatgatctctgcatgtgttgttcacattgtgaagcacggaggtggtgtgatggtgctttgctggtgacactgtctgtgatttattttgaattcaatgcacgcttaaccagcatggctaccacagcattctggagcgatactccatcccatctggtttgtgcttagtgggactataattagtttttcaacaggacaatgacccaacacacctccaggctgtttaagggctattttaccaagaaggagagcgatggagtgctgcgtcaaatgacctggcctccacaatcacccgacctcaacccaaatgagattgtttgggttgagttggaccgcagagtgaaggaaaaacagccaacaagtgctcagcatatgtgggaactccttcaagacatggaaaagcatttcaggtgaagctggttgagagaatgccaagagtgtgtaaaactgttatcaaggcaaagggtggctaatttgaagaatattttgatttgtttaacattttttggttactacatgattccatatgtggcatttcatagttttgatttcttcataaattattctacaatgtagaaaatagtataaaataaagaaaaacccttgaatgtgtaggtgtgtccaaacttctgactggtcctGAATGTAAACTCTGAATGTAAAAGAAAggcccctgtctttcaaagataattagtaaaatccaaataacttcacagatcttcattataaagggtttaaacacggtttcccatgcttttcaatgaaccataaacaattaatgaacatgcacctgtggaacggtcattaagacactaacagcttacagacggtaggcaattaaggtcacagttatgaaaacttaggacactaaagaggctactgacactgaaaaacaccaaacgaaagatgcccagggtccctgctcatctgtgtgaatgtggtTTAGGCATGCTGGACTGCAGAtgtgcagatgtggccagggcgaagcctaagacagcgctacagggagacaggacggacagctgatcgtcctcgcagttgcagaccacgtgtaacacctgcacaggatcagtacatccaaacatcacacctgcgggacaggtacaggatggcaacaacaactgaccgagttacaccaggaaggcacaatccctccatttattttttattttacctttattttactaggcaagtcagttaagaacatattcttattttcaatggcggcctaggaacagtgggttaactgcctgttcaggggcagattgacatatttgtaccttgtcagctcagggattcgaacttgcaaccttacggttactagtccaacgctctaaccactaggctaccctgccgccccatcagtgctgactgtccgcaataggctgagagaggctggactgagggcttgtaggcctgttgtaagacgggtcctcaccagacatcaccggcaatgACGTCACCtaagggcacaaacccaccgttgctggaccagacaggactggcaaaaagtgatcTTCACttacgagtcgcagttttgtctcaccaggggtgatggtcggattcacgtttatcgtcaaaggatgGAGCGTtataccgaggcctgtactctggagcaggatggATTTGGAGGGTCCGTCATAGTCTGggcctagggccattccccctagaaatgtccgggaccttgcaggtgccttggtggaagagtggggtaacacacacagcaagaactggcaaatctggtgcagtccatgaggaggagatgcatggcagtacttaatgcagctggtggccacaccagatactgactgttacttttgattttgaccccctttgttcagggacacattattccatttctgttagtcacatgactgtggaacttgttcagtttatgtctcagttgttgaatcttgttatgttcatacaaatatttacacatgttaagtttgctgaaaataaacgcagttgacagtgaagaggtttctttttttgctgagtttacatgaaTGTTTACTGAAAAGTGTCTACAGTAGAAACCTGCTGGATTATTCTGTTCCCACCTCTTGACATACTGCGTTATATGAACTGATCTGTGAAAAGCCTGGAAGGGCAAAAAGATTAGTTTGTCAAGCCATAGTAAATGACTCACCTGCCACCTATTGGACAGATGGGTTACTACTGAATAATTCACACTTTTTTTTAGCAATCCAGATTCATTTGGTTTAAATCAGTGGTGCACTTAAGTACTTAAATTGGTTTTTGGGGTatctgacaacttttacttcacttcctttctaatgaaaataatgtacttcaCATACATTTTCCttcacacccaaaagtactagtcagtggtggaaaaagtacccaattgtcatactcaagtaaaagtaaagataccttcatagaaaatgactcaagtaaaagttacccagtaaaatactacttgagtaaaagttaatATAGTTCagcatcaaaagtaaatgtaattgcaaaaatatacttaagtatcaatagTAATGATACAAAAGTATTTActtaataaggaatttgaaatgagttATAACtttacttttgataattaagtaCATTTAaccaattacatttacatttgatacttaagtatattcaaAACCAAATATTCAAAACCCATTTAAAAGCTTTTACTTAAGTAATATTcttctgggtgactttcacttgagtcattttctattaaggtatcattacttttactcaaatatgacaattgggtactttttccaccactgggtttAATATTGAACAACGTAATATAGAAAATAACATTAAGAGTCTAGGAAGAATATAGAAATACCATTATGTGATGACATAACAAGTGTTTCAGCCAGACAGTGCATTCTGTTCCTCTTCTTAGCGTTTGTCACACCATCTGTGAAACCCCAGACAACCTACTGCAGTAGTTAGTGCTTGCTTTACCAAACTAATTTACAATAGATCAGATGTGGCATTAAGTTCATATTGATCTCAATCTAAAATTGATTGTGTAGCTCAATTAAGTTACTTTAAGATGATGCAGACATGAAGCACAAAAAAAAACTAATATATGGGATgttgacttgcattggatttgtgccaGAGACAGTGACCAGGTAAACCACAGCATAGATTGATGTCtgaccttgtccatagactgctggTATGGTAAGAaaaccaggggcgcaacttttACAGGGGGGGGCAACGACATGGCCCCCAAAACATTCTGAAATAGcatttttgccccccccccccccagttttataATTGGAAAGTGATACAAAAACGAGGCCTGGAGGAAACCAAGAGGTCATTTTATAATGTGGGTGAAGTATCCCTTCAAGGTCATTCTGTGTGTAACACaaacaccgagtgtacaaaacattaggaacaccttcctaatattgacttaGCCCCTCTTCTGCTCTTAGAACAGCCTCatttcatcagggcatggactctacgaggtgtcgaaagccttccacagggatgctgacccatttTGActccagttggctggatgtcctttgggtggtggaccattcttgatacacacgggagacttgagcatgaaaaacccagcagtgttgcagttcttgacacaaacaggtGAGCctgccacctactaccatatcctgttcaaaggcacttaaatatttttgtcttgcccattcacactctgagtgacacacatacacaatccatgtctaatTGTCTCAAAACTTAatcatccttctttaacctggctcctccccttcatatacactgattgaattggatttaacaagtgacatttcacctggattcacctggtcagtctatcatggaaagagcaggtgtttcttATGTTTTGTACAGCTATACTCATTGATGTCACAAAGTAACAGTCTCATTCTTTCTCAGGTTATATAAGTGAAGTAGGGTTCAAGCGATGAACGAAAGCTGAAACTAACCATACATACTGAcaaaagaaacaggggaaaccacAGTTCAAAGTTTGATCCAAAGTGGACATTTTAGTGATTTAAGAACAAAAACGCTACAAAGTTTTACTTTTCATACTGTAGATACCACATCAGTAGGTCCTGTTGCGTCACATTTTTCAACCGCTTCTTTAGTTAAACAGCAAGTCACACCCCATTACcacgcccccacacacacacccattagtGTAGATCATCTTGTTAGGCACGAGGGAGGGAGAACTGTGTTTACAGCTATCTATATCTGTTCAGTCATTGCAAAGCTTAGATACACAAGTAAGGGAGTAAGGGAGCATTTCTAGAGTATTGGGATGTGACAGGTGTATTCAATTATTCCCTTTTCGTTCTGAACACAGTGCAGAGATACAGTTAAACCCCATAGGCTGGGCCCTGGTGGCGCTCCAGCTAGAAGTCACCCGTACACAGATCTAGGGTCAGACTACTACTTCACCCCAAAACCTCTATTCCCAACAAGGGGACTGGGGCAATATCTGACTCTGGATCAATGGCTAGTGGGTATCTTCTACCTACTCCATGGAAGCACCCTGAGATCTGCTAGGCAGCTGTGGTCACTGCAGTAGAGGGTTGGCGGGGCCAAAGTGGCCCAGGTTCTCACACGCTTTAAGCCAGCGCTGGACGTTGGCCGGAGAGGAGGCGGCAGGGCCTGTCTGGAGGACGCAGCAGTAACAGGCGATGTCAGCCAGCGAGAGCTCGGGACCGGCCAGCCAGGGGTCGCGACCCAAAGCGCCGTTGAGGGCGCGGAGGACTGCCGACCGCTCCTTAGCGCTGCCCTCAGCCAGCTGGAAGAAGGCTGTGTCCACCCAACTGTCCACCAGTGTAGCCAAGGCGGGGTCGCTGGGGTAAGGGGCAACGAGGCGGAACAAGAAGCGCGCCACGTTGGCCTCGCCCTCGATGGGGCACATGTTCTGAATGCTGAACTTCATCTGCAGCTTGGAgactagagatatagagatacagagagggagggagatgacgagagagagatggcgagagagaggggggagacgacgagagagagacggcgagacggagcgagagagaggggggagacggagcgagagagaggggggagacggagcgagagagggggggagacggagcgagagagaggggggagacggagcgagagagaggggggagacggagcgagagagaggggggagacggagcgagagagggggggagacggagcgagagagaggggggggagacgagcgagagagagggggagacggagcgagagagagaggggggagacgagcgagagagagaggggggagacgagcgagagagagaggggggagacgagcgagagagagaggggggagacgagagagagagagaggggggagacgagcgagagagagaggggggagacgagcgagagagagagggggggggagacgagcgagagagagaggggggagacgagcgagagagagaggggggagacgagcgagagagagaggggggagacgagcgagagagagagggggagacgagcgagagagagaggggggagacgagcgagagagagaggggggagacgagcgagagagagaggggggagacgagcgagagagagaggggggagacgagcgagagagagaggggggagacggagagagagaggggggagacggagagagagaggggggagacggagagagagaggggggagacggagagagaggggggagacggagagagagaggggggagacggagagagcgaggggggagacggagagagagaggtggggagacggagagagagggggggagacggagagagagaggggggagacggagagaggggggggggggacggcgagagaggggggagacagcgagagagagggggggagacggcgagagagagggggggagacggcgagagagggggggggagatggaAGAGAGGGCGGGGGGAGATGGAAGAGAGGGCGGGGGggagacggaagagagagagagggggagacagaagagagagggggggagacggcaagagagagagaggggggagacggaAGAGAGGGcaagggatgagaggagaaaggTACATTTACTCCAGAGATAATCTAAATAGGTGTTAAAAATGTTGAAAGCAGCTAACAATGAAAGGACACATTGTCTATACATATGAATCGTAAATGGTGAGCGATACTAGTACGTCTGACATCACATCTCCCTAACCCAGACCAGTCACGTCAGTTCAAAGCTAGGTGACATTCCTAGCCATACCCTATCTCTCACTCCACTACTctttctacccccccctctcccaaCATTACCCTCTTTTTCTACCCAGTCTCTCCACCCCCTTCACTTAACCCAATCTGCCCACCCACTGTTCCCAATCTAAACTTTCTACTCTTTTACTACCCTGTCTCTGACTACCCCCAACCCTCACCATCTTTCCATATTAGGGTGAAGCCCAGCTGGAAACGCTGGCGGACGTAGCTGTCTGCGTGGCGCGGCCCCAGGCAGGAGAGCAGCTGCGCGGGCACACCGGACACTGATGAGTGGACATGCACACTGGAGAGCACCCGGTAGCGCTGGCACAGCATTGCGTGGAGCACCAGCAGGGTGAGGGGTGGTCGTGCCGGATTGGCGTTGATCACAATGTCCCGGAGGGCACCAAGGTCCTAATGGGTACAGGACAAATTATGATGATACCCTCATAAGGCGTTTCCACCAAACTTGAGTCGTGGCACAGCCGAAATAGACAAATTATGTGGCGTATTGACGAAACTCAACTTAATGAATTGCTATTCCTATAAGATCTCTAACAGACAAGAGCTCTATTCCTATCAGATCTCTAACAGACAAGAGCTCTATTCCTATAAGATATTCAACAGACAAGAGCTCTATTCCTCACCTTGCCCAGGAGGGAGTCCAGGTCTGCAGTGCCTCTAAAGGATGTGGCTGTGGGACTCTGGGAGAGAGAGGTCACAGTCTGGTCCAGGTCAGCGTCGGGTGTGGTCACGGTCTTGGCCAGGCCATCCACGGCTGCCTTCAGTTCATAGAGCCTGCGCATAATCTTATCCTGACGTACCTCCAGGTCTCTGAACGCAGGGTCCACCACCTCTGTCCCATTCTACGGGGGTGGAGAGCTATGGTTAACACATATATAGTACATTAAGACAAACACTTGATTTTATGCTGACGCAGCTCCAAAGCCTGTACTGCAGGGTCCACCTGTCTGACAAAAAGAGAAAGTAAACACACCCtgccacaaacaaacacacccaTGCTGCCCTCAGGGCCCTGTGAAGGAAATGTgttaacacaatacacacacattacatgatCCTTCATGTTAAGCCCAATGTTCCCTCCAAGCTGCAGGCACGCAACTCCCCCGGGACTGCCGCTAGATTGAACgtctcaactttctagagttttccctgttagttaacactatcaacgtttccctttactgtggcgaTTGTCAtcgaatcaacacaatattagcAACTTTCAGTGCAACATTGGCTAGGCCTTTGTCACACTGAGGGACTATGTAGTCAGGCAGATAATTGTTTGAGGGGGACTGAATACTGAGGGAGGTGAAGGGATTGATTGCCAAGAAAGAATTTCCTGAGGAAATCTTTAGGTGAGctgtcaacaaaacaccaaacatGAAAACAGAAATGTGTCATTGACTCATTCTTATAAAGTAGCTAGATCATTTGGTCGGATGATTGTAAACAGGGAGTCATTTTTGAGAAGGATGAATTCAGAGCCATTCCTATAGCCAGCTAGCAACATTATAATATTAGGCTCGGCTATGGCTGAATCCATTAGCCTACATACCATCACATAGAAAAAGGCTACTAGAAATGACAGCACGTCTATATAACCTAGTTGTTCATTATACTGTATAATGACATGTTTTTGTTGCTGTCTCGCTAACGttaagtagctacagtagtaaatTACTGGCAGTCAGTTACACCCACCCATATCATCCATTCAGTCTAGCACACAAAATGTCTGACTTGGGCCAATCATATGCTGGCTGCTAAAATCTAACTAACTCTGTAGAGGAAAATATACGTTCGGAGTAGTGTACTGGTAACGTCCTGTCACAAATTCTGGGGGGCACAACCAAAACATCTAGCTACAGTAGTTAACTCAAATTACGTTAGTCAGCCACACATCATTGCATCAGCCGAATAGGAGATTGGTAGGGTTGAAgctaggctaacgttagctaattttCTGGCAAATGAtctaactgttgttgttgtggggcTATGTAACGTTAGCTCATTTTGACGGCAAAATGTCACATTTATTAGCTGGTTTGTTAATTCATGACATTAGTGA is a window from the Oncorhynchus kisutch isolate 150728-3 unplaced genomic scaffold, Okis_V2 Okis06b-Okis10b_hom, whole genome shotgun sequence genome containing:
- the LOC109882679 gene encoding aminoacyl tRNA synthase complex-interacting multifunctional protein 2 isoform X1, producing MPMYQVKPVFGDDIKTDLPTCMYKLPNIHAQRSASGCSEHALQNGTEVVDPAFRDLEVRQDKIMRRLYELKAAVDGLAKTVTTPDADLDQTVTSLSQSPTATSFRGTADLDSLLGKDLGALRDIVINANPARPPLTLLVLHAMLCQRYRVLSSVHVHSSVSGVPAQLLSCLGPRHADSYVRQRFQLGFTLIWKDVSKLQMKFSIQNMCPIEGEANVARFLFRLVAPYPSDPALATLVDSWVDTAFFQLAEGSAKERSAVLRALNGALGRDPWLAGPELSLADIACYCCVLQTGPAASSPANVQRWLKACENLGHFGPANPLLQ
- the LOC109882679 gene encoding aminoacyl tRNA synthase complex-interacting multifunctional protein 2 isoform X2, with the protein product MPMYQNGTEVVDPAFRDLEVRQDKIMRRLYELKAAVDGLAKTVTTPDADLDQTVTSLSQSPTATSFRGTADLDSLLGKDLGALRDIVINANPARPPLTLLVLHAMLCQRYRVLSSVHVHSSVSGVPAQLLSCLGPRHADSYVRQRFQLGFTLIWKDVSKLQMKFSIQNMCPIEGEANVARFLFRLVAPYPSDPALATLVDSWVDTAFFQLAEGSAKERSAVLRALNGALGRDPWLAGPELSLADIACYCCVLQTGPAASSPANVQRWLKACENLGHFGPANPLLQ